CACCGAGGCGTTGCTGCGGTCGATCCCGCGCCTGGACGACCGCCGGGACCGCCTGCAGGCGATCCCCGGAACGCCGCCCGACCTGTTCGCGCCGCCGGCAGGCTGTGCCTTTGCGGCTCGCTGCCCGTACACCATGCGCGTCTGCCACGACTACGACCCGGAGCTGGAGGAAATCCGGCCGGGGCATCTCGCCCGGTGCTGGCTCCACCACCCGTACGCGCCGGTGGTCGGTCTCAACGCCGAGGAAAGGGGGGCGTGATCCATGGCCAGGGACGGATCCGGAACCGCGACGGCACAGGCCCCGCGGCGGGCCGCGGCGCCGGACGCCACGACGCCGGCGGAAGAGCGCCCGCTGCTTGAGCTGCGCAACGTCAAGCGGTACTTCGAGGTGGGCCGGGGCGCGGTCCTCAAGGCCGTGGACGGCGTCTCCTTCAGCCTGCGGCGCGGCGAGGTGCTGGGGCTGGTGGGCGAGTCGGGGTGCGGCAAGTCCACGGTGGGCCGCACCGTGGTGCGCCTGTACGACCCGACGGAAGGCCAGGTGCTGTTTGACGGCCAGGACGTGCACAAGCTGGCTGGCAAGGACCTGATGCAGTTCCGCCGGCGGGCCCAGATGATCTTCCAGGACCCGTACGCCTCGCTGAACCCGCGCATGCTGGTGTCGGAGATCATCGGCGAGGCCCTGGACCTGCACGGCATGGTGAAGGGGCGCAAGGAGCGAACCGAGCGCATCCACGAGCTGCTGAACCTGGTGGGCCTGAACCGGGAGCACGCCAACCGGTTCCCCCACGAGTTCTCGGGCGGCCAGCGGCAGCGCATCGGCATCGCCCGGGCACTGGCGGTTCAGCCCGAGTTCATCGTCGCTGACGAGCCCATCTCCGCCCTGGACGTGTCGATCCAGGCCCAGATCGTCAACCTGATGACCGACCTCCAGGAGCAGTTCGGGCTGACCTACATCTTCATCGCCCATGACCTGTCGATGGTGAAGCACATCAGCGACCGGGTGGCGGTGATGTACCTGGGACAGGTCATGGAGCTGGCGCCCAGCGACGAGCTCTACCTCCGGCCCCAGCATCCTTACACCCAGGCGCTGCTCTCGGCGGTGCCCATCCCTGACCCCAGCGTGGAGCGGACCCGGGAGCGCATCGTGCTCAAGGGCGACGTGCCGAGCCCGGTCAACCCGCCGCGGGGGTGCCCCTTCAGCACCCGCTGCCCCCTGGCGGAGAAGATCTGCTTTGAAGAGCGCCCCGCGCTGGAGGAGATCGCCCCGGGCCACTGGGCCGCGTGCCACCTGGTCAAGGGGACCAGCGCCGCCGCCTGAGCGGGCTCCGGCGGCAGTCCTTGGCGCCACCGGACGAGAGGTCATGGCCAAGGCGCAGCCCGGGCGCAACCCCCGACTGGACGAACCGGCAAGGCGCCGGAGGACCGTCACGGTCCTCCGGCGCCTTGCTTTTCGCCTCTGATCGTCGCGGGGGATTGTCATGCCGGCGGGTGGGCCGATACCGTGTTGATGCGGCTCATCGATGTCATGCTCTCGTTCCCCTCCCTGTTCCTGAATATCCTGGTGCTGGCCATCTTCAGCTCGGATTTCAAGTATCTGATCTCCATCCTGGTGCTGACCAGCTGGATGGGGGTGGCACGGCTGGTCCGGGGCCAGTTCCTCCAACTGCGGGAGATGCAGTACGTGGAAGCGGCGCGGGCCATCGGCACCCCGGCCTGGGAGATCATCGTCCACCACCTGCTGCGGAACGCCACGGCGCCTCTGATCGTCAATGCAACCCTCATGATCGGCGGGGCGATCCTGGCCGAATCGGCCCTGTCCTTCCTCGGTCTGGGGGTCCAGCTGCCCCAGACCAGCTGGGGCCAGATGCTGAACAACGCCCAGGAGTACATGCTGACCAACCCCATGCTGGCCGTGTACCCGGGCGCGTGCATCTTCTTGACGGTCCTGGCCGTCAACTTCGTGGGCGACGGGATCCGCGACGCCCTTGACCCGCGGCAAAAGGAGCGGATCGGGCGCGGCATGCGGCTGGCCGCCCGGGCGGCCGTGGCCTTCGGCCGCCGCCATGCCGGCGAGCTGGAGGCCCGGGGAGGTGAGGCCCGTTGATCCGCAAGGCATGGGCTGCGTCGCCGGCCGGAGCATCGCTGCCGGCGACCGGTGCCGCCGGTGGTACCGGCGCGGAGAGGGCAAGCCGGCCCTTGCTGCAGGTGGAGGACCTGACCGCCGGGTTCATCACCCGGCAAGGCCCCATGCTGGCCGTGGAGGGCGTTTCCTTCCGCGTCGACGTGGGGGAGACGGTCTGCCTGGTGGGCGAGTCGGGCAGCGGCAAGAGCGTCACCTCCCTGGCCATCATGCGGCTGCTGGAATACGACAACGGGGCCATTTTTGGAGGCCGGATCCTGCTGGACGGCACCGACCTGGCGGCCCAGAGCCAGGAGGCCATGCGCCGGATCCGCGGGCGCCACGTGGCCATGGTCTTCCAGGAGCCCATGACGGCGCTGAACCCGGTCTTTCCTATCGGCGACCAGATCGCCGAAGCGGTGATGCTCCACGAGGGCAAGAGCCGGGCGGAGGCCTGGTCCCGGGCGGTGGAGATGCTGCGGCTGGTGGGCATCCCCGAGCCCGAGGTGCGGGTGCGCCAGTATCCCCACCAGTTCTCC
This is a stretch of genomic DNA from Thermaerobacter sp. PB12/4term. It encodes these proteins:
- a CDS encoding ABC transporter ATP-binding protein encodes the protein MARDGSGTATAQAPRRAAAPDATTPAEERPLLELRNVKRYFEVGRGAVLKAVDGVSFSLRRGEVLGLVGESGCGKSTVGRTVVRLYDPTEGQVLFDGQDVHKLAGKDLMQFRRRAQMIFQDPYASLNPRMLVSEIIGEALDLHGMVKGRKERTERIHELLNLVGLNREHANRFPHEFSGGQRQRIGIARALAVQPEFIVADEPISALDVSIQAQIVNLMTDLQEQFGLTYIFIAHDLSMVKHISDRVAVMYLGQVMELAPSDELYLRPQHPYTQALLSAVPIPDPSVERTRERIVLKGDVPSPVNPPRGCPFSTRCPLAEKICFEERPALEEIAPGHWAACHLVKGTSAAA
- a CDS encoding ABC transporter permease; this translates as MVAGDCHAGGWADTVLMRLIDVMLSFPSLFLNILVLAIFSSDFKYLISILVLTSWMGVARLVRGQFLQLREMQYVEAARAIGTPAWEIIVHHLLRNATAPLIVNATLMIGGAILAESALSFLGLGVQLPQTSWGQMLNNAQEYMLTNPMLAVYPGACIFLTVLAVNFVGDGIRDALDPRQKERIGRGMRLAARAAVAFGRRHAGELEARGGEAR